In the genome of Primulina eburnea isolate SZY01 chromosome 13, ASM2296580v1, whole genome shotgun sequence, the window TGCTATTGCTTCAATGGAACCAATCGCTTGATTAAGCTGAAACGAAGAAGCCTGACATGTGAGtattttttttgagattttaattttatatcatAAAAAAATCAGCTGGTATTTAGCAATGCCGCTACATCTTGCATGGAGGTAGGCAGCGCAGCCTGCATATTAGATTCATATGATGGAGTTGGGCCCAAATTGTGTACTACTCGATCTTGGCCTGATTAAAATGTAGAGCTCAAAATTGACTAGTAAATTTCAACATTGAGCTCAACATGCTCAAAGCATGCAAGTTGCACTTTAACAAAAGAAGAATACCAACATCAAGTGGTCAAGTTTCAACACCAGAAAacgttttaaaaaattaaaatatgtaggTGTGTCAGTCAGTCAATGTGTGATTTCTGAAACAGAAAATATCTTATTACCGCATGGGCGTCATGGTTATCAATCCCAGGAATAGATGTAACCACTTTGATATAGAGGTTCAATGATTGCACAGACATTTCCCTCTATAAGCACATTAACATTTGTTAGTCATGAATTGCAAAGAAAAACTACATAACCGAAACATGTAGAAAAGGTTCAACTAAAAAACCTCTGCTCTCAATTTTGCTGCGACATCCTGCTTCTTACATGCTGCAGTAAATCCATACGAAAAAAATGGTTCAAGGATCCTCATAAATTTTAGATTTGAGAAATGTAATCTTACCTCCTCGAGCAAGTGCTACCTTGACAATTTTCTCAAATCCCATCTCCAAGTCTTTTACAGGCATGAATGCTGGCCTGCCAAGCTCCATGCCATATCTTTGGAAAGGCACGTGTTAACCAGTACTCAGTTCATGAAGCATGACGCTAGGAGTAATGCATCGTTAGGGATAAATGGCCTATCTCACTTGAAATAAGAGCGAACGAAAGAATCATTTTGATCCTTTGTTGGGAGGGTAACAACCAAGTACAAGTTCGCAAACTGTCCCCTCAACTTCTGAACTCTGAACCAAAGAATGAAAGAACATACAAATAAAGATGAAAAAATATCAGCAACAGAAATGTGAAGGGTGGATATGCAGCATTTACCGGCTGAAGATAGACGCATTGTCATTAGAATCCCAATTACTCACAAATATGAAAGCCGCAGACACACCTCCACAGTTAAAAATGAAGTCCTGCgaagaataatattttaaaagttaaaaaGGATGTCATACTggaaatgaatattgtatagGAAGGGTGGCTACTGGATCAATTGAAACAAAATTTAGACGGCAAGAATTTTCATTGAGGAAGCAGGAGATAAAGTTGATGAAGGAAGGGTGTTGCTCATCTTTCCACGTGGTGCTCATGATGCAAACCCCATTGCAACCTACACCATATTCAAATTCCTGCCCCAGTCAATTTCCAAACATGATCATTTTCAAGAACATTCTTACACCGGTAGAGCATTAGTAACAAATTGCAAATCGAAATAAGAAAGTGATAGAATGTAAAAATTGTATCAACTTCCACCTACATCATTAACTTTAGACAACATACATTGTCCATGTTATCAAACAGTATGCCAAATTCTGCTACcaagaaaaaataaatggaCAGGACCAAGAGAGTCCGTTAGAAGAACTGTGAATTAAATGATCCTTAAAATTATGTTTTGTTTTGTAGCTTAAAAGGTAATAATAAAATGGGAAGCTGAACTACTATAAATTTgcaaaaaaattacattttgcGTTTAGTCACGCTTTAAATTTCATATACAAATAGCGAGTTGCTTGCTGCTAGATAAAAGACAGTGATTTGGTTTTATTTTAGAATTATATAAGAAAAACAATAAGCTTGAAAATTGATTACAGCTTATGTTAGCGATAATTCACATGCAAGCTAGGGAGAAGTATAATTTCCAGGCAAGCGAAAAATTTCACAATTCGTAGAAAATGATTCGATAGAAACTATCAGATTTCACATAACTTTCAGTTCAAACAATGTTTCCGCACCCGATCGTATGTGCATGAACGTACCACGCACTCACATACATACTGGATAACACATTATCATATAGAAATCAATGAACGTAAAACAAAAGGACTCGATCCTAAATTAAACGTCACGGCAATATTTGATGAAGATCGATCTAGAGAAATAATCGATagctttcaaaataaaattatagcCAAAAAAGAAACAGAATCAAATCGAAGAATTAACAGCAACATACCTGAATTCGATAAATTTGAATGCGCCGATTCTCTGTAGTGGTTTCCCGCGCTTGCGCTCATTCTCCGTGATATGAAACCGCGCTGGCTTATGTTTAGTAAAGGGCGACGAAGTGGTTCTGTACTTTGCCTTATAAATGTTTTGAAACCAAATTTTTCTAACACATAAAACATATCTCATTCCCGATAATACTTTTTCttttaagaaaaataaattgaaattttacaattttaaaatttattccaAATATAATTATACTTCacaataaatatgaaaattatgttcgatattaaaatttatataaataatacaaaCATGTCAGTAATATGAGAAATTTTTCTAATATACAAAAGCGACCATATATTAGTGATCACTTTCTCATAAAAATCTCTATTTAAAGAGTACACAGTTATACATCATTATTTCTATGGATGTGATGATCGAGTGTTAATACTTGATCTTTGGTCATCGATGGAAATCCTTTCGCTTTGAACCTGTTTGGTAATTAGTGAGAAATTTTCTATATATCATTCAGAAGTGTTAGTCCTCTACAGATATTTTGGGAATCTCAACCCCGACAAATCTTATTCAACATTTGATGGCGTAGCCAACATATAAATTTCCACTTTTAACTCGATTTACTCTTTCTTCTTTTTATGTTTTTCACTTCAGTTTCACATGAAAgttgtttaaaatgttttctagtTTAAATATGTGTCAGTCGATCATCCTGACAATCGTCGCAAGTACTATTTTCGGCCATCCGAAACAAGCTTGACATTCATTCTTGTTTTTCCAGATCTATTATTGATCTGTTTCGAATTTTGAAAAGTGTTCAACacaaaaattgtaaaaaaaggAATACAAGACTCATCTCCTATAAAAATTTTGGTTGCGTGTGAAAGCTTGAGCTCGGCCACGCACCCACGATTTTCATGAATGTCCAACTTCCAAACGATTCTGCGCTATTTTTaggaatttttgaaaagtttgatgatatttggacatgtattttaatttttatgaatttttaaagtGTAAATCGAAACTTTCCGGTATAAGCTTTGTacaaaaatgagttttaaaataTTCGAACACCTATTACTAGTACTAACTAGTGTAAAACCCTCAAATGATATTTAAAAGAATTATATTAACTTGGGATTGACAACTAAGGAGAATAGTAAGGTATCGAGATGAGGTTTTTCCTACCGGATTCTTCAAAATACATGTTTGGTGTTTGCTCTTCAATGCCATATCGGTGCGTGCCAATCTCATCGTTAAAGGAGTTGTAGTTGATGTGAAATGTCTAACCTGTAACTCATCACACACACTTTATGGTATTATAGCTTTACTCGAAAAATTTGGAGGATGTCAGATTTATGTCCACAATTGATTGGTTTTCAACAGAGCATGTTTGTGGACTTATTTCAGTGGGTAGTTGACCACGACCATTGCAATGATTTTGAAAGCCTCGTATTGATATGTTGGAGTTTATGCGCTGGACAAAATCAAATTTTGTTCCAAGAAAAATCTAAAGATTAGGATGATGTTCTTGCAAGACCCAAAGAATTGGAGAAAACTATAGTCTATTATCGACGATACCAAACTGATATGGGATAC includes:
- the LOC140809315 gene encoding protein PARTING DANCERS-like isoform X3 — protein: MSASAGNHYRESAHSNLSNSGCNGVCIMSTTWKDEQHPSFINFISCFLNENSCRLNFVSIDPDFIFNCGGVSAAFIFVSNWDSNDNASIFSRVQKLRGQFANLYLVVTLPTKDQNDSFVRSYFKYGMELGRPAFMPVKDLEMGFEKIVKVALARGACKKQDVAAKLRAEREMSVQSLNLYIKVVTSIPGIDNHDAHALNQAIGSIEAIAKASKEYIMDNTDLSAEKAELIARFFGDPKYYLGPKIK
- the LOC140809315 gene encoding protein PARTING DANCERS-like isoform X2, which encodes MALVLHATSTNKNAFKALIAAEYTGVKVELAKDFEMGVSNKTSEFLKMNPIGKVPVLETPDGAIFESNAIARYGCNGVCIMSTTWKDEQHPSFINFISCFLNENSCRLNFVSIDPDFIFNCGGVSAAFIFVSNWDSNDNASIFSRVQKLRGQFANLYLVVTLPTKDQNDSFVRSYFKYGMELGRPAFMPVKDLEMGFEKIVKVALARGACKKQDVAAKLRAEREMSVQSLNLYIKVVTSIPGIDNHDAHALNQAIGSIEAIAKASKEYIMDNTDLSAEKAELIARFFGDPKYYLGPKIK